The sequence below is a genomic window from Syntrophorhabdaceae bacterium.
ACGGGTATCCACTGAGGGTTATTGTCCCCGGCATTTACGGCATGAAGAATGTAAAATGGCTCTCCAAGATAGAGCTTGTCAACTATGATTTTAAAGGGTACTGGGAAAAATTAAGATGGTCTGACGAAGCAGTCATATCGACCACATCGACGATCCTTATGCCCACGGACGGAAAGGAAATCCCTCTTGGCCAATACGTGATCGGAGGAATGGCCTTCGGCGGACGCCACGGAATCAGCAGGGTGCAGGTATCCCTGAATAAAGGCAGGACCTGGGAGGATGCGCATATGAAGGCGCCCCTGTCTAAATGGTCGTGGTCGTTATGGGAATATGACTGGAAGCCGCCACGCGCAGGTGAGTACTCAATACAGGTCCGTGGCATAGACAGATCCGGTAACGTACAGGAATCATCATCCCTCATCGGGAGGCTCACAGGATCCTTCCCGAGTGGAAGCAGGGGCATCCATAAGATAGATGTGACGGTGAGGAAATAAAGTAGCACAAAAACATTGTGAGAGGTATGTTATGGATCGTGGAAACTTTATAGTCCGATGTTCCCGATGCGGCGCAAAAAACAGGATCCCGGGGGACCGCCCGGGAAATGGCGCCGTGTGCGGCAAATGCAGGACAAACCTCGATCTGAGCCTCCTATACCCTGATAGACCGCTTAACGCCTCTGACACGACATTTCACAACGAAGTGGTTACTTTTAACGGACCTGTGCTCGTCGAATTTACCGCGCCGTGGTGAGGACACTGCAGGGGGCTTGAACCAGTTCTGGACGAACTGGCATCACAGTATGCGGGCAAGGTGAAGGTTGTAAGGGTGAATGTCGATGAATCTCCGATGACAGCTTCTGCACACGGGATTCGGGGCGTGCCGGCGTTCTTTTTTTATAACCGGGGGAAGATCGTGGATCAGGCTGTCGGCGCCCTCCCGTACCAGGAACTTGACCGGCGTCTCAGTTCGATGTCTATCTCGCGGGATATGCCATCACCCGGTTGAAAAACACTGTAATCGAAAAGGGTCAGGGACGCGCCTATGTTCTTGAAGCCGATCTTACACCTGATATACCGACAGGGTTTCGTGCCATAAAAAATGTGCGGAGCGGAAGCGTCGCAGGTCAAGGCCTGCTTTCCTGAGAAGAATCGGGACTGACTGCTTTGATGTTGCCTACTATAACGGTAATGATACTCTCCGGATGGAGGTACTTTTTCGCAACCCTCAGGACGTCTTCAGCGCTCACCGATCCGATCAGCGCGGGGTATTTCTGCGGGTAATCGAGCCCGAGCCCATAATACTCCGTCTGGATAAAAAAACCGGCGAGCCGGGCCTGGCTGTCAAGCCTTAAAGGAAAGCTTCCGATCAGGTATTTCCTGGCCTCCTCCAGCTCTTTCCCGCTCACGGGCTCGCTCCTTATCCTCTCTATCTCCTTTATGGCTAAGGAAATGGCCTCCCTGGCGGAGGTGTTCTTCGTCTGGAGGATCACCTGGAACGATCCGGGATGCTTCCCTGCTTCAAAAAGGCTTCCGACGCTGTAAGCAAGCCCCCTCTTATCCCTGATCTCTTTCATGAGCCTGGAAGAAAACATCCCGGAGCCCAGGATGTAATTCATTACCGAGAGGGCATAATAATCCGGATTGCCCCTGCTTACCCCCTTGTGTCCCATGATAATGTTGGCCTGTGTTATCTGCCGGTCAATTGTTATCGTTTTCGGGCCCTTTTCATAGGAGGCTTTATAGGGGACCTGCGGGACGCTGCGGGCCTGCCATGTGCCTATGCAGGGCAGGATCTTCGTCCGGACCTCATCGATGCCGATATCCCCTACGACGGCAATGATCGCTTTCTCCGGGGAATAATGGGTCGAATAAAATCTCTGTACCGAGTCTCTCGTGAGCCTTGCCAGCGATTCTCTTGTTCCTTCCACGGGGTGACCGTAAGGGCTGTCATTGAAAAGGGCCTTCCGGAATGCCTTTTCACCAACGCTGCCCGGGTCGTCTTCCTCTGCCTGGATCTCCGCCATTGTCTTCACAATCTCCCGCCTGACCTCATCTTCAGGGAAGGTCGGCCTCAGGAGGACCTCAAAGAGGAGCTGGATCCCTTTATCGAGATCCTTTTTCAGTACACGGAGGTTGAGGACGATAAAATCCCTTCCCGGTGAAGCATCGAGCACAATGCCCAGGGAATCGAGTTCCTCATTGATCTGCGTGGCCGTCCTTTGCTGCGTTCCCAGGAGAAGCGCACGGGCGGTTATAAAGGAAAGGCCGCCCTCACCCGGCGGGTCTTTCGATGAACCGGCCTCGAGGAGGAGTTTCAGTGTGACAAAAGGGAGGGAATGCTCTTCGCTCAGGATAACTGCAACGCTATTGGGGGTCGTGATCTTCTGTGCCGGCGGCATTGCATGGAGGTTCCCCACGCAAAGACCGGACAGGAGCAAAAACCCCATCAAAGCGATGATGATTGTCCGGTTTCTCAAAACTCCCTGTCCTCCTTACCTCGTCATCCGCTCTTTCATGACAGGGGCTGATTCCAGCGATTTCCCCGCCTTAGGCGGAATGGGAACCAGGACCCCTACCGTCCGGTTGTCCGGTATAAGATACTGTTTCGCAACCCGCATGATATCGTCAGGGGAGACCTTCCTGATTGCCGGGATATACCCGTCAATATCTCTCCATCCTGAGACAATCTCGTATTGGGCAAGCATCATGGCCTGGTAGAAGGAGGAATCCTGACTGTACAGAAATGATGCCTCGAGCTGGTTCTTGACCTTCTGCAGTTCATCGTCTCCGACAGGCTCCTTCCGGAGTCTCTCTATCTCCCGGTCGATGAGCGTCTCTATCTGCGCGATGTCTTTTCCCGGACGGATCGAGGCGGAGACGTAAAAGAGCCCGGGATCGCGCGAAAGGAGGGAATTACTTGCATCAATATCAACGACCAACTGTTTGTCCCTCACGAACTGTCGATAGAGGCGGGAACTCTTTCCCCCCGAGAGGATCCCTTCTATCACCTCCAGGACGTAACCGTCAGGGCCGTGGACGTTGGGCACATGATACCCCACGACCAGCGAAGGGGTCTGCGCCTCTCTCTTCACGGTGACACGGCGCTCTCCTTTCTGGGGCTGTTCCGCGTCCCTGTCCTGATCGGGCGCCCTGCCTTTCCGGATAGCCCCGAAAGCCTTTTCTATCATGGGGAAGAGGGTCTCTTTCCTGACGTCTCCCACGACGACTATAAATGCGTTCGCAGGATTATAATACGTCGTGTAGTGTCTCTTTATATCTTCAAGCGTAAAACGTTCAATGTCTTCCATCCAGCCGATTGTCGGCCAGTGATACGGCTGTATCTGGTACGCAGCCGCTTCGACCTGTTCGTAGAGGAAGGCCTGCGGGTTGTCCTCGGTACGGAGCCTCCTCTCCTCCATCACCACCATCCTCTCCGTCAGGAAGTCTTTCTCCCGCAGGACCAGGTTCTGCATCCTGTCGGCCTCCAGTTCCAGCGGGATATTGACACGGTCAGCGCTGATGTTCGTGTAGTATGCAGTACAATCGCTGGATGTGAAGGCGTTGTCATTCCCCCCGTTCTCCTGGATGATCCTTGAAAATTCTTCGGGACCGACCTTATCTGTCCCTTTGAACATCATGTGCTCCAGCAT
It includes:
- a CDS encoding pitrilysin family protein; the protein is MRNRTIIIALMGFLLLSGLCVGNLHAMPPAQKITTPNSVAVILSEEHSLPFVTLKLLLEAGSSKDPPGEGGLSFITARALLLGTQQRTATQINEELDSLGIVLDASPGRDFIVLNLRVLKKDLDKGIQLLFEVLLRPTFPEDEVRREIVKTMAEIQAEEDDPGSVGEKAFRKALFNDSPYGHPVEGTRESLARLTRDSVQRFYSTHYSPEKAIIAVVGDIGIDEVRTKILPCIGTWQARSVPQVPYKASYEKGPKTITIDRQITQANIIMGHKGVSRGNPDYYALSVMNYILGSGMFSSRLMKEIRDKRGLAYSVGSLFEAGKHPGSFQVILQTKNTSAREAISLAIKEIERIRSEPVSGKELEEARKYLIGSFPLRLDSQARLAGFFIQTEYYGLGLDYPQKYPALIGSVSAEDVLRVAKKYLHPESIITVIVGNIKAVSPDSSQESRP
- a CDS encoding pitrilysin family protein yields the protein MKWSSIIFLLLSIFIAPLSGAGTSEAGIVERVQETTLPNGLKVVLLEDHKAPVVTFQVWYRVGSRNESWGKTGLSHMLEHMMFKGTDKVGPEEFSRIIQENGGNDNAFTSSDCTAYYTNISADRVNIPLELEADRMQNLVLREKDFLTERMVVMEERRLRTEDNPQAFLYEQVEAAAYQIQPYHWPTIGWMEDIERFTLEDIKRHYTTYYNPANAFIVVVGDVRKETLFPMIEKAFGAIRKGRAPDQDRDAEQPQKGERRVTVKREAQTPSLVVGYHVPNVHGPDGYVLEVIEGILSGGKSSRLYRQFVRDKQLVVDIDASNSLLSRDPGLFYVSASIRPGKDIAQIETLIDREIERLRKEPVGDDELQKVKNQLEASFLYSQDSSFYQAMMLAQYEIVSGWRDIDGYIPAIRKVSPDDIMRVAKQYLIPDNRTVGVLVPIPPKAGKSLESAPVMKERMTR